A section of the Paenibacillus aurantius genome encodes:
- a CDS encoding AraC family transcriptional regulator, producing MDKYPVYENIAEERQIRRGQLPFDVRLHSIGRVPLHYHDFAEVSFVVEGEGTEWCDGHSRAVGEGALSLFLPRQMHKVESVSSERPLRVFCCMFDLSMLVGAADSELYKWMLQEDGQGERFLLLPENERGRFLGIMTDMLDEYRHLRFGRMSLLRTRLVEILVLLARGMKGTAPAVMPVTGRESRLLEDMVHYVHLHFNEPLTLQTMADRFGHSPSYISRYFSRAAGHAFLDYVHHLRTRHAAHLLATTEMSALDIAAEVGFDSYRTFSRVFKRHAGATPSQYRERR from the coding sequence ATGGACAAATATCCCGTTTACGAGAACATAGCGGAGGAACGGCAGATTCGCCGGGGGCAGCTGCCGTTTGATGTCCGGCTTCACTCGATAGGCCGCGTTCCTCTTCACTATCATGATTTTGCCGAGGTTTCTTTTGTGGTGGAAGGGGAAGGGACCGAGTGGTGTGACGGGCATTCCCGGGCAGTAGGCGAGGGGGCCCTGTCGCTCTTCTTGCCCCGACAGATGCACAAGGTCGAGTCCGTGTCCTCCGAACGTCCTCTGCGGGTATTCTGCTGCATGTTCGATTTAAGTATGCTTGTGGGAGCGGCGGATTCGGAGCTATACAAGTGGATGCTGCAGGAGGACGGGCAGGGGGAACGATTCCTGCTCCTTCCCGAGAACGAAAGAGGGAGGTTTCTCGGCATCATGACGGACATGCTGGACGAGTACCGGCATTTGAGGTTCGGCAGGATGTCTCTGCTGCGGACGAGGCTGGTCGAGATTCTCGTTCTCCTGGCACGGGGAATGAAGGGGACGGCTCCCGCCGTTATGCCCGTAACGGGCCGGGAGAGCCGTTTGCTGGAGGATATGGTCCATTATGTCCATCTGCACTTCAATGAGCCGCTCACCTTGCAGACGATGGCCGACCGGTTCGGGCACAGCCCCTCCTACATCAGCCGATACTTCAGCCGGGCGGCGGGCCATGCTTTCCTTGATTACGTGCACCATCTGCGAACCCGGCATGCGGCTCATTTGCTGGCCACGACCGAAATGAGCGCCTTGGACATAGCGGCCGAGGTCGGATTTGATTCCTACCGGACGTTCTCCCGGGTGTTTAAGCGCCATGCCGGCGCTACCCCTTCGCAGTACCGGGAACGGCGTTAG
- the serA gene encoding phosphoglycerate dehydrogenase encodes MFKVLVSDPISDLGIQQLHDAADIQVDKNTGLSEDELVAIIGDYDALLVRSQTKVTERIMQAGTKLKVIGRAGVGVDNINLEAATHRGIVVINAPDGNTIATCELTFAMMMAVARQIPQAYKKTVSAEWDRKSFVGVELRNKVLGVIGMGRIGSEVAKRAKVFGMEVFGYDPFLTEERAEKLGVKLGTVNEIAAAADFITVHTPLTNETRNILDRPQFELMKKGVRIINCARGGIINEQALVEAIDKGIVAGAAFDVFVEEPPAADHPFLNNPKIIVTPHLGASTVEAQENVAIDVSEEVLHILRNEPFKNAVNMPPVPPVVLNKLQPYFNLGEKLGRFVGQMADGPVSEISINYAGELMDVDTNPLTRYVVKGVLTNHLGHEVNLVNAMHQAKQRDLNVTVQKSSATGSFTNLVTVTLKSKSEERTLAGTLLAGYGERIVRVGQYPVDISPEGTLLLISHNDKPGIIGRVGTLLGSNDVNIASMQVGRKDIGGSAIMILTIDKEASKDVLDQLAKLPEIQNVRELTL; translated from the coding sequence ATGTTCAAAGTATTGGTTTCGGATCCCATCAGCGATTTGGGGATTCAGCAGCTTCACGACGCGGCAGATATTCAGGTGGACAAGAATACCGGACTCAGCGAAGACGAATTGGTTGCCATTATCGGAGATTATGACGCTCTTCTCGTGCGCAGCCAGACGAAGGTAACCGAGCGCATCATGCAGGCCGGCACCAAGCTTAAAGTAATCGGCCGCGCCGGGGTCGGGGTGGACAACATTAACCTCGAAGCCGCTACCCATCGCGGAATTGTCGTCATCAACGCTCCGGACGGAAACACCATCGCCACCTGCGAGCTTACCTTTGCCATGATGATGGCCGTGGCCCGTCAAATTCCTCAAGCCTACAAGAAGACGGTTAGCGCCGAATGGGACCGCAAATCTTTCGTCGGCGTAGAGCTCCGCAACAAAGTGCTCGGCGTTATCGGAATGGGCCGCATCGGCAGTGAAGTGGCGAAGCGTGCCAAGGTATTCGGCATGGAAGTGTTCGGCTACGATCCCTTCCTGACGGAAGAGCGGGCCGAGAAGCTTGGCGTCAAGCTTGGCACCGTGAATGAAATCGCGGCCGCGGCGGATTTTATTACTGTGCATACCCCGCTTACGAACGAGACCCGCAACATCCTGGACCGCCCTCAATTCGAGCTGATGAAGAAAGGCGTGCGGATCATCAATTGTGCCCGCGGCGGAATCATTAACGAGCAGGCTCTCGTGGAAGCCATCGACAAAGGCATTGTGGCAGGAGCTGCCTTCGACGTCTTCGTCGAGGAGCCGCCGGCTGCCGACCATCCGTTCCTGAACAACCCTAAAATCATCGTAACGCCCCACCTGGGCGCTTCGACGGTGGAAGCTCAAGAGAACGTGGCCATTGACGTATCGGAAGAGGTTCTGCATATTCTGCGCAACGAACCGTTCAAGAATGCGGTCAACATGCCTCCGGTTCCGCCCGTTGTGCTTAACAAGCTGCAGCCTTATTTCAACCTTGGAGAGAAGCTCGGCCGTTTTGTCGGCCAAATGGCCGACGGTCCCGTCTCGGAGATCAGCATCAATTATGCCGGCGAGCTGATGGATGTGGATACGAACCCGCTGACCCGATACGTGGTCAAAGGGGTGCTTACGAACCATCTGGGACACGAGGTGAACCTCGTGAATGCCATGCACCAGGCCAAGCAGCGCGATCTGAACGTGACCGTACAGAAATCGTCGGCGACGGGGAGCTTTACGAACCTCGTGACCGTTACGCTTAAATCGAAGAGTGAAGAAAGAACATTGGCCGGAACTCTGCTTGCCGGTTACGGGGAGCGGATCGTGCGGGTCGGTCAATATCCGGTGGACATTTCACCGGAAGGAACCCTGCTCCTCATCTCCCATAACGACAAGCCGGGGATCATCGGCCGGGTGGGAACGCTTCTCGGAAGCAACGATGTGAACATCGCTTCCATGCAGGTAGGCCGTAAGGATATCGGCGGTTCGGCCATCATGATCCTGACGATCGACAAGGAAGCGTCCAAGGATGTACTGGATCAGCTCGCAAAGCTTCCCGAGATCCAGAACGTCCGGGAGCTCACCCTGTAA
- a CDS encoding DegT/DnrJ/EryC1/StrS family aminotransferase: MNGTNPAGKLAIDGGTPVRSKPFAPWPVWDEREERMVIEAIRSGKWGGTGTVLSDGFQEKLPEMETAVARLQDARYGVSVVNGTVALSVALHAAGLKPGDEVIVPPYTFIATASAPLYTGIIPVFADIEEETLLLDPVKAEQAITPRTKAIMPVHIAGAPADMDRILEVARRHGLRVIEDSAQAIGAQWNGKGVGALGDLGTFSFQSSKNLNCGEGGVIVTNSEELWERAWSICNVGRVPGGGWYQHDRLGQNFRMTELQAALLLAQLTRLEEQMLRREKNAALLDQMLSQVKGIQLIKRSPSITRHAHHLYMFKLARGAAGTMGKEDFIRKVEAEGIPVSAGYSSLNRNEAILAETRERAGEARTYSCPVSERLCEQEVVWLPHTVLLSDEEAIQDISRGIEKVLQSYQ, encoded by the coding sequence ATGAACGGTACCAATCCAGCCGGAAAGCTGGCCATTGACGGGGGAACGCCGGTCAGGAGCAAGCCTTTTGCCCCTTGGCCGGTATGGGACGAACGGGAGGAAAGGATGGTGATCGAGGCCATACGCTCCGGCAAATGGGGGGGAACCGGAACGGTGCTCTCCGACGGCTTCCAGGAAAAGCTGCCGGAGATGGAGACGGCGGTGGCACGTCTTCAGGATGCCCGGTACGGGGTAAGTGTCGTCAACGGAACGGTTGCTTTAAGCGTAGCCCTGCATGCGGCGGGACTAAAGCCGGGGGATGAAGTCATTGTCCCTCCTTACACCTTCATCGCTACCGCTTCCGCTCCTCTATACACGGGCATTATCCCCGTGTTTGCGGACATCGAAGAAGAGACCCTGCTTCTCGATCCGGTGAAGGCGGAGCAGGCCATTACCCCCAGGACGAAAGCGATCATGCCCGTTCATATCGCCGGAGCTCCGGCCGACATGGACCGCATTCTGGAAGTGGCCCGCCGCCACGGGCTTCGGGTTATCGAAGATTCGGCCCAGGCTATCGGCGCCCAGTGGAACGGCAAAGGGGTGGGAGCACTAGGGGACCTCGGAACCTTCAGTTTTCAATCGAGCAAAAACTTGAACTGCGGAGAAGGCGGCGTCATCGTCACGAACAGCGAAGAGCTGTGGGAACGAGCCTGGTCGATCTGCAATGTGGGGAGGGTGCCGGGAGGGGGATGGTACCAGCATGACAGGCTCGGGCAGAACTTCCGGATGACCGAGCTGCAGGCCGCGCTCTTGCTGGCCCAGCTGACAAGACTTGAAGAGCAGATGCTTCGGCGGGAGAAGAATGCGGCTCTCCTGGATCAAATGCTGAGCCAAGTAAAGGGCATTCAATTGATCAAACGAAGCCCGTCCATCACCCGGCATGCCCATCACCTCTATATGTTCAAACTGGCGCGGGGAGCCGCGGGAACGATGGGCAAGGAGGATTTTATCCGCAAGGTGGAAGCCGAAGGAATTCCCGTGTCCGCCGGGTACTCGTCCCTCAACCGTAACGAAGCCATTCTGGCCGAAACCCGGGAAAGGGCAGGAGAAGCCCGGACCTATTCGTGTCCCGTAAGCGAACGGCTGTGCGAGCAAGAGGTCGTCTGGCTTCCCCATACGGTTCTCCTCTCGGATGAGGAAGCGATCCAGGACATCTCCCGCGGGATCGAGAAGGTACTGCAGTCTTACCAATAG
- a CDS encoding polysaccharide deacetylase family protein, with protein MKRTFAAITLMSLLLAACGSESPSVNGESPSPSASGAPAPTVSTSPSPSPSPSLSPSPSPSPSPSPVPTEAPKAYKMNKNYDMIPIDPAGNKKVVLLTFDDGPKEKGMIDGLINTLDKHKAKAIFFVNGYRIKEHPELLKLIHDRGQVIGNHSYDHISLRKETNDKVDYQIGEVQKQVKEVTGTTPVFFRPPFGEGSDYVREKAKKENLLYMTWSNGSLDWDLPKNSTDKPQAVIDNVMKQLHPGSNILMHELAWTVETLDNLLTQLEAKGYSFVDPRSIDTQQIPQ; from the coding sequence ATGAAAAGAACCTTCGCCGCCATCACCCTTATGTCTCTCCTTCTGGCAGCTTGCGGAAGCGAAAGCCCATCCGTCAACGGGGAAAGCCCTTCCCCTTCGGCCAGCGGAGCCCCTGCACCTACGGTGTCAACGTCACCCAGTCCGTCTCCTTCCCCTTCCTTGTCGCCGAGCCCTTCTCCTTCTCCGTCTCCTTCTCCAGTTCCGACGGAGGCGCCAAAGGCTTACAAGATGAACAAAAATTACGACATGATCCCGATCGACCCGGCCGGCAACAAAAAGGTCGTCCTCCTAACCTTTGATGACGGTCCGAAGGAAAAAGGCATGATCGACGGGCTTATCAACACTCTGGACAAGCATAAAGCCAAAGCCATCTTCTTCGTTAACGGCTACCGCATCAAAGAGCATCCCGAGCTTCTGAAGCTCATTCATGACCGCGGCCAAGTCATCGGCAATCATTCCTATGATCATATCAGCCTGCGCAAAGAAACGAACGACAAGGTGGATTATCAGATTGGCGAAGTGCAAAAGCAGGTCAAAGAAGTTACAGGGACCACCCCCGTTTTCTTCCGTCCTCCCTTTGGAGAAGGAAGCGACTATGTAAGGGAGAAGGCCAAGAAGGAAAACCTCCTCTACATGACCTGGTCGAACGGTTCCCTGGATTGGGATTTGCCGAAGAACAGCACCGACAAGCCTCAGGCGGTGATCGACAATGTCATGAAGCAGCTGCACCCGGGCTCCAATATTCTTATGCACGAGCTGGCCTGGACCGTCGAAACGCTTGATAATCTTCTAACCCAGCTGGAAGCAAAAGGGTATTCCTTTGTGGATCCACGTTCCATCGATACGCAGCAGATTCCTCAGTAA
- a CDS encoding CPBP family intramembrane glutamic endopeptidase, whose translation MKKWKLRKLEWKTVDAASLDDRTLLLNLYLTQGLTFLLGAVITLFQRNPFWKQFPADSYSSVLLWGAGLAAAVLSVDLLISRWVPEEITDDGGINERLFGNRSLWHLVLICLIVALCEEILFRGAVQHALGAYWTSILFAAIHVRYLRHWLMTGMVFSISYGLGWIYIHTGSLLAPVAAHFLIDLVMGLIIRYRKKE comes from the coding sequence ATGAAAAAATGGAAGCTTAGAAAACTAGAGTGGAAAACGGTTGACGCGGCCTCCCTGGATGACCGGACCCTTCTGCTCAATCTGTACCTGACGCAAGGCTTGACGTTCCTTCTGGGAGCCGTGATTACCCTCTTCCAGAGGAATCCTTTCTGGAAGCAGTTTCCGGCAGACTCTTATTCCTCGGTTCTATTATGGGGTGCCGGATTGGCCGCCGCCGTGCTGAGCGTCGATCTACTTATCTCCCGCTGGGTGCCGGAAGAAATAACGGACGACGGCGGAATCAACGAGAGGCTGTTCGGAAACCGTTCTCTATGGCACTTGGTCCTGATCTGCCTGATCGTCGCCCTGTGTGAGGAAATTCTGTTCCGGGGAGCGGTGCAGCATGCTCTCGGAGCGTACTGGACGAGTATCCTTTTTGCGGCGATCCATGTCCGGTATTTGCGGCACTGGCTGATGACCGGCATGGTGTTCTCCATCAGCTATGGTCTTGGCTGGATCTACATCCATACCGGCTCCTTGCTGGCGCCGGTGGCCGCCCATTTTCTCATCGACCTGGTGATGGGCCTTATCATCCGGTATCGGAAGAAGGAATGA
- a CDS encoding rhodanese-like domain-containing protein, whose translation MEYELSPVEFNRMLTEDKGEKLYVLDVREIHEWNYYHLEGSHHMPMNTIPSRLGELPENETLYVICAHGVRSAVVCEYLLGHGFSDVKSVAGGMAAVSGMRGFAYD comes from the coding sequence ATGGAGTATGAACTATCACCGGTTGAGTTCAACCGGATGCTGACCGAAGACAAGGGCGAGAAGCTTTATGTGCTGGATGTAAGAGAGATCCACGAGTGGAATTATTATCATCTGGAGGGGTCGCACCATATGCCGATGAACACGATTCCTTCCCGGCTAGGAGAACTGCCCGAGAACGAAACCCTTTATGTGATATGCGCTCACGGGGTCCGGAGTGCGGTGGTTTGCGAGTACCTTCTCGGCCATGGCTTCTCCGATGTCAAAAGCGTGGCAGGCGGAATGGCGGCCGTCTCGGGGATGAGAGGATTTGCCTACGACTGA